A stretch of Gorilla gorilla gorilla isolate KB3781 chromosome 9, NHGRI_mGorGor1-v2.1_pri, whole genome shotgun sequence DNA encodes these proteins:
- the LOC115936270 gene encoding olfactory receptor 4A16, which translates to MRPSSNVTEFVLLGLTQDPDVKKALFVMFLLIYVVTMVGNLLIWVTTIVSPSLGSLMYFFLAYLSLMDAIYSTAMSPKLMIDLLCDKITISLSACMGQLFIEHLLGGAEVFLLVVMAYDCYVAISKPLHYLNIMNLLVCILLLVVAMIGGFVHSVVQIVFLYSLPFCGPYVIDHIVCDMYPLLELVCLDTYFIGLTVVANGGIICMVIFTFLLISCGVILNFLKTYSQEGRHKALSTCVSHIIVVALFFVPCIFMYVRPVSNFPFDKFMTVFYTIITLMLNPLIYSLRNSEMKNAMKNLWCEKLSIVRKRVSPTLNIFVPSSKATNRW; encoded by the coding sequence ATGAGACCAAGCAGCAATGTTACAGAATTTGTCCTCCTGGGCCTCACTCAGGATCCTGATGTAAAAAAAGCATTATTTGTCATGTTTTTACTCATATACGTTGTGACAATGGTGGGAAACCTCCTCATTTGGGTGACTACTATTGTCAGCCCCTCCTTGGGCTCCCTAATGTACTTCTTCCTTGCCTACTTGTCACTTATGGATGCCATATATTCCACTGCCATGTCACCCAAATTGATGATAGACTTACTCTGTGATAAAATCACTATTTCCTTGTCAGCTTGCATGGGTCAGCTCTTCATAGAACACTTACTTGGTGGTGCAGAGGTCTTCCTTTTGGTGGTGATGGCCTATGATTGCTATGTGGCCATCTCTAAGCCGCTGCACTATTTGAACATCATGAATCTACTGGTTTGCATCCTTCTGTTGGTGGTAGCCATGATTGGAGGTTTTGTGCACTCTGTGGTTCAAATTGTCTTTCTGTACAGTCTACCATTCTGTGGCCCTTATGTTATTGACCACATTGTCTGTGACATGTACCCATTATTGGAACTGGTGTGCCTTGACACCTACTTTATAGGACTCACTGTGGTTGCCAATGGTGGAATAATTTGTATGGTCATCTTTACCTTTCTGCTAATCTCCTGTGGAGTCATCCTAAACTTCCTTAAAACTTACAGTCAGGAAGGGAGGCATAAAGCCCTGTCTACCTGCGTCTCCCACATCATTGTGGTTGCCCTCTTTTTTGTTCcctgtatttttatgtatgttagACCCGTTTCCAACTTTCCCTTTGATAAATTCATGACTGTGTTTTATACAATTATCACACTCATGTTGAATCCTTTAATATACTCATTGAGAAATTCAGAGATGAAAAATGCTATGAAAAATCTCTGGTGTGAAAAGTTAAGTATAGTTAGAAAAAGAGTATCTCCCACACTGAACATATTTGTTCCTAGTTCTAAGGCAACAAATAGGTGGTAA